The Achromobacter deleyi genome has a window encoding:
- a CDS encoding RluA family pseudouridine synthase, protein MSDTAASPDLVSDDELLGLADENPDENPDAPRGEPQLVTVPSATRADRLDKVLAGLLPDHSRNRLQGWIESGNVLVNGAPGKVRQTVGPGDVLTIWAQPAPDARAFTPEPVEFGVVAESPDWIVVNKPAGLVTHPGAGNWSGTLLNGLLHRYPELVQVARAGIVHRLDKDTSGLMVVARNDTAQTHLVRQLQARSMGREYVALAHGWIAAPGKVDRAIGRDPRVPVRMSVERPVAPKPAITNYAPARRGMVDPGGRVTEVVCRLETGRTHQIRVHMASLGHPLLADTIYGGKNIAGAQRQMLHARALHFDDPGGSGEVQFAAAIPADMAQVQESIAWNA, encoded by the coding sequence ATGTCTGATACAGCCGCCAGTCCAGATCTTGTTTCTGACGACGAACTCCTGGGTCTAGCCGACGAAAACCCCGACGAAAACCCGGACGCCCCGCGGGGGGAGCCGCAACTTGTAACCGTGCCGTCCGCCACGCGCGCCGACCGGCTGGACAAGGTGCTGGCAGGGTTGTTGCCCGACCATTCCCGCAACCGTCTGCAGGGGTGGATCGAGTCCGGCAACGTGCTGGTCAACGGCGCGCCCGGCAAAGTCCGGCAGACGGTCGGTCCGGGCGACGTCCTGACCATCTGGGCCCAGCCCGCGCCCGATGCGCGAGCCTTCACGCCCGAACCCGTGGAATTCGGCGTCGTGGCCGAAAGTCCCGACTGGATCGTGGTGAACAAGCCCGCCGGGCTGGTCACCCACCCGGGCGCCGGCAACTGGAGCGGCACGCTGCTCAACGGCTTGCTGCACCGCTACCCCGAATTGGTCCAGGTCGCCCGCGCCGGCATCGTGCACCGGCTGGACAAGGACACCTCCGGCTTGATGGTGGTGGCCCGCAACGACACGGCCCAGACCCATCTGGTGCGCCAGTTGCAGGCGCGCAGCATGGGCCGCGAATACGTGGCGCTGGCGCATGGCTGGATCGCCGCTCCCGGCAAGGTGGATCGCGCCATCGGCCGCGACCCGCGCGTGCCCGTGCGCATGAGCGTCGAACGGCCGGTGGCGCCCAAGCCCGCCATCACCAATTACGCGCCGGCCCGCCGCGGCATGGTGGATCCCGGAGGCCGCGTCACGGAAGTCGTGTGTCGCCTGGAAACCGGCCGAACCCACCAGATCCGCGTGCATATGGCCAGCCTGGGGCATCCGCTGCTGGCCGACACGATCTACGGCGGCAAGAACATCGCCGGAGCGCAGCGCCAGATGCTGCACGCCCGCGCGCTGCATTTCGACGATCCGGGCGGCAGCGGCGAGGTCCAATTCGCCGCCGCCATACCCGCCGACATGGCTCAGGTCCAGGAAAGCATTGCATGGAACGCGTGA